The DNA segment AGGATTAAAGTCAGCTGATTTTATTGGTCTTGAGATTCCAGATGAGTATGTTTTTGGTTTTGGTTTAGACTATCATGGATATTTACGTAATATTCCAGGTATTTTTGCTGCAGCAAGACATCATTATATTTAATGGATTAAAAAATAAATGTTAATTGACTCACATTGCCACTTAAATCGCTTAAAATCTGATAATGGATTAGATCAAATTATTGAAAATGCTTATTCTAAAGGTGTAAATAAAATTATCTCAATTGCAGTTGATTTAGAAGAAGTTGAAGAAATTCGATCGATTGCAGAGCGTTATGAGGGCGTTTATTTTACAGTGGGTAAGCATCCAAGTGAATTTGATGGTGAATCAGTTAATTTTGAACGCTTAGTTGCTTTATCATCACATCCTAAATGTGTTGGAATTGGCGAGACAGGTTTGGATTATCATTATAACAATGAAGATACTTATGAAGATCAAAAGGCACGTTTTATCACACACCTTAAAGTAGCAAAATCTGTTGATAAACCTGTTATTGTTCATACTCGAGCTGCTAATAAAGATACCATTGAGATACTAGAAACTTATGCAAACGATTCAGTTAAAGGTGTTTTACATTGCTTTACAGAGTCTTATGAGTTAGCTAAAGTGGCACTTGATTTAGGTTTTTATATTTCATTTTCAGGGATTGTTACCTTTAAA comes from the bacterium SCSIO 12844 genome and includes:
- a CDS encoding TatD family hydrolase — its product is MLIDSHCHLNRLKSDNGLDQIIENAYSKGVNKIISIAVDLEEVEEIRSIAERYEGVYFTVGKHPSEFDGESVNFERLVALSSHPKCVGIGETGLDYHYNNEDTYEDQKARFITHLKVAKSVDKPVIVHTRAANKDTIEILETYANDSVKGVLHCFTESYELAKVALDLGFYISFSGIVTFKNAQDLQEVAKKIPLDRILVETDAPYLTPVPFRGKPNYPEYVYYVASFLAEHLNIPFEEFAAITKNNTETLFSI